Proteins encoded by one window of Companilactobacillus ginsenosidimutans:
- the uvrA gene encoding excinuclease ABC subunit UvrA, which yields MLNDKIVIHGARAHNLKNINVTIPRDKLVVMTGLSGSGKSSLAFDTLYAEGQRRYVESLSSYARQFLGQMDKPDVDSIDGLSPAISIDQKTTSKNPRSTVGTVTEINDYLRLLWARVGTPICPNDGTVITSQSAQQMVDSILNLDDGTKLQVLSPVIRAKKGQHKKALEQIQKQGYVRIRVDGEVHDVSEDLELDKNKKHDIDVIVDRIVINDHIKSRLTDSVEAALRLSDGYMTADVIDGEPMVFSEKNSCPLCGFTVGELEPRLFSFNAPFGACEACDGLGMKLEVDVDLVIPDPSKSLNEGAIVPWNPISSQYYPEMLAQAAKTFKINMDTPFNKLSKRERDLILNGSDGKNFHFHYENDFGSVRDVDVPFEGVLKNINRRYHETNSDFTREVMRKYMTELTCPVCHGKRLNRQALAVKIEGKDIAEASDFSIKDSLPFFESVKLGEQNTVIAKPILKEVRDRLAFLINVGLDYLTLSRAAGTLSGGEAQRIRLATQIGSNLSGVMYILDEPSIGLHQRDNDRLINSLKKMRDLGNTLIVVEHDEDTMRAADYLIDVGPGAGENGGEIVAAGTPKQVEKNSKSLTGQYLAGKKFVPVPLERRAGSGDVVEVTGAAENNLKNIDVKFPLGKFIGVTGVSGSGKSTLVNMILKRALAQKMNHNSQKPGKYKKITGYDKLEKMIAIDQSPIGRTPRSNPATYTGVFDDIRDLFSQTNEAKLRGYKKGRFSFNIKGGRCENCRGDGIIKIEMNFLPDVYVPCEVCHGTRYNSETLEVTYKGKNISEVLDMKVAEALDFFSNIPRIKRKLQTIVDVGLGYVSLGQSATQLSGGEAQRMKLASELYKKSNGKNFYILDEPTTGLHTDDIKRLLDVLQRLVDEGNTVLVIEHNLDVIKSADWVIDLGPEGGEGGGKVVATGTPEHIAKVKKSYTGQYLGPILERDTKRTKDALKKK from the coding sequence ATGCTGAACGATAAAATAGTAATTCATGGAGCACGTGCTCACAACTTAAAAAATATTAATGTAACAATACCACGAGATAAATTAGTCGTTATGACTGGACTTTCTGGTTCCGGTAAGAGTTCATTGGCATTCGATACCTTGTATGCTGAAGGGCAAAGACGTTATGTTGAAAGTTTGTCATCATATGCTAGACAATTTTTGGGACAAATGGACAAGCCAGATGTCGATTCAATTGATGGGTTAAGTCCCGCAATTTCAATTGACCAAAAGACGACTTCAAAAAACCCAAGATCAACCGTCGGAACCGTCACAGAAATAAATGATTATTTGCGTCTACTTTGGGCACGTGTGGGGACACCAATCTGTCCTAATGATGGAACGGTAATTACCAGTCAATCTGCTCAACAAATGGTAGATTCAATTTTAAACTTGGATGATGGGACAAAGTTACAAGTACTTTCTCCAGTTATTCGTGCAAAAAAAGGACAACATAAAAAGGCTTTGGAACAAATTCAAAAACAAGGGTACGTCCGTATTCGTGTTGATGGAGAAGTTCATGATGTCTCCGAAGATTTAGAATTAGACAAAAATAAAAAGCATGATATTGATGTTATCGTTGATAGAATCGTTATTAATGATCACATCAAATCACGATTAACTGATTCAGTTGAAGCTGCCCTAAGATTATCAGACGGATACATGACAGCTGATGTTATTGATGGAGAACCAATGGTATTCTCTGAGAAGAATTCATGCCCATTATGTGGATTTACTGTTGGTGAACTTGAACCAAGACTGTTCTCATTTAACGCACCATTTGGTGCCTGTGAGGCCTGTGATGGTTTAGGTATGAAGTTAGAAGTCGATGTTGATTTGGTGATTCCTGACCCAAGTAAGAGCTTAAATGAAGGCGCAATTGTTCCTTGGAACCCAATTAGCTCTCAATATTATCCTGAAATGTTGGCTCAAGCAGCTAAGACTTTCAAGATTAATATGGATACACCGTTTAACAAGCTATCAAAACGTGAACGTGACTTAATTTTAAACGGTTCAGATGGTAAGAACTTCCATTTCCATTACGAAAATGATTTTGGAAGTGTTAGGGATGTTGATGTTCCGTTTGAAGGCGTGTTGAAGAATATTAATCGTCGTTATCACGAAACAAACAGTGATTTTACCCGTGAAGTTATGCGTAAGTACATGACGGAACTTACTTGTCCTGTTTGTCATGGTAAAAGATTAAATCGCCAAGCATTAGCCGTTAAAATAGAAGGTAAGGATATTGCTGAAGCTTCTGATTTTTCAATCAAAGATTCATTACCATTCTTCGAATCAGTAAAATTAGGTGAACAAAATACAGTTATTGCCAAACCAATTTTGAAAGAAGTCAGAGACAGACTAGCTTTCTTAATTAATGTGGGCTTGGATTATTTGACATTGTCTCGTGCTGCTGGAACACTTTCTGGTGGTGAAGCACAACGTATTCGTCTAGCCACACAAATCGGTTCTAACTTATCTGGTGTCATGTATATTCTTGATGAACCATCAATTGGATTGCATCAACGTGATAATGATCGATTGATTAATTCATTGAAGAAGATGCGTGATCTTGGTAATACGTTAATTGTTGTCGAGCATGATGAAGATACTATGCGTGCTGCCGATTATTTGATTGATGTCGGTCCTGGTGCTGGTGAAAACGGTGGTGAAATCGTTGCTGCCGGAACTCCAAAACAGGTGGAGAAGAATTCAAAATCTCTAACTGGTCAATATTTGGCAGGAAAGAAATTTGTACCTGTTCCACTTGAGCGTCGTGCTGGTAGCGGTGATGTTGTTGAAGTCACTGGTGCTGCTGAGAATAACTTAAAGAATATTGATGTTAAATTTCCATTAGGTAAATTTATTGGGGTTACTGGGGTCTCTGGATCCGGTAAATCAACCTTAGTAAATATGATTTTAAAGCGTGCCTTAGCACAAAAGATGAATCATAATTCTCAAAAGCCCGGTAAATATAAGAAAATTACCGGATATGACAAGTTGGAAAAGATGATTGCCATTGATCAAAGTCCAATTGGTCGTACACCAAGAAGTAATCCGGCAACATATACGGGTGTCTTTGATGATATTCGTGATTTGTTCTCACAAACAAATGAGGCTAAGTTACGTGGATATAAAAAGGGAAGATTCTCTTTCAATATCAAAGGCGGACGTTGTGAGAACTGTCGTGGAGACGGTATCATTAAAATCGAAATGAATTTCTTACCTGATGTTTATGTTCCTTGTGAGGTTTGTCATGGCACACGTTACAATTCAGAAACCTTGGAAGTTACCTACAAGGGTAAAAATATTTCTGAAGTACTTGATATGAAAGTTGCTGAAGCATTAGATTTCTTCAGTAATATTCCACGTATCAAGAGAAAACTCCAAACAATTGTTGATGTTGGTTTAGGCTATGTTTCACTAGGACAGTCAGCTACACAGTTATCCGGTGGTGAAGCTCAAAGAATGAAGTTGGCATCAGAACTTTACAAGAAGTCTAATGGTAAGAACTTCTACATTCTTGATGAACCTACAACAGGGCTCCATACGGATGATATCAAACGTTTACTGGACGTTCTCCAAAGATTAGTTGATGAAGGCAATACTGTTTTAGTAATTGAACATAACTTGGATGTTATAAAATCAGCTGATTGGGTCATTGATCTTGGACCAGAAGGTGGAGAAGGTGGCGGAAAAGTAGTAGCTACCGGAACACCAGAACATATTGCTAAAGTTAAAAAGAGCTACACAGGACAGTATTTAGGTCCAATTCTTGAACGTGATACTAAACGTACAAAAGATGCACTTAAGAAAAAATAA
- a CDS encoding cation:proton antiporter — protein sequence MNTVFLVLLLVAAVVAANALYTRFSIVPVAFLQIGAGLILSLFPIYKHFELEPEVFLLVIISVLMFNDGQKTSLRRLTHEFGTTFSLSVELAIVSILIIGFLTHLVLPSLSLALAFALGAIITPTDPVAVSSITNKVMVPTEVMSTLENESLFNDASGIVAMNLAIGAAVTGQFSVWNGIGNFLFVFFGGIIVGAILGSIIVRGRIFLINSSVDTPSVIVPYTLLTPFVVYLIAEALGVSGILAVVVTGLIHGVQQDRLRLTSSKLQIVMSSTWSIIASILNGIVFILLGLSLPRVIISLHRRGTGSILLLVAIGVLLYLVMTLLRYLWTKLDFAKIRAWDKHDKNSNSVVIALSGVHGTITLAMAFSLPLTLDGNAFTFRTDIIFIASVVIITSLLIPTLVLPLMLPKQVSKVSEKDLTVAKDKMVNNAFQTIKSIHGNEPGILEVINILDGQRTVDGHVNRSKLSDIFSKCFELEEESINQSLDKEEISSLDAQLFMRVAQSTNLRYQQNGFQRWRLFFKFKVGTRFSPSKKSRQFRKQLRQFKPRSGTSREEMIKRNRQMWSNMQTIEKKPYSIVSNYLMKNPDNYDTKEISIVSRAYDERHRRLSGSSGESIIEAQNELLIKAFQYEYNFIQAQVASKKYNSELGNELYEQISTDQLVYMQSINEA from the coding sequence ATGAATACCGTCTTCTTAGTTTTACTACTTGTTGCTGCAGTTGTTGCCGCAAATGCGTTATACACCAGATTCAGTATAGTCCCTGTAGCCTTTCTCCAAATTGGTGCAGGCTTAATCCTATCTCTATTCCCAATTTATAAACATTTTGAATTAGAACCTGAGGTATTCTTATTAGTTATTATTTCAGTATTGATGTTCAATGATGGTCAAAAGACTAGTCTGCGTCGACTGACACATGAATTTGGGACAACATTTTCATTATCAGTTGAACTTGCAATTGTATCAATTCTAATTATTGGATTTTTGACACACTTGGTTCTCCCAAGTTTGTCGTTGGCACTCGCTTTTGCACTTGGTGCAATCATTACGCCAACGGATCCAGTTGCGGTTTCATCCATCACCAATAAAGTTATGGTGCCAACTGAGGTAATGTCGACCTTAGAAAATGAGTCATTATTCAACGACGCTTCTGGTATCGTTGCTATGAATTTGGCCATTGGTGCAGCCGTCACCGGACAATTCTCCGTTTGGAACGGAATTGGTAACTTCTTATTTGTATTTTTCGGTGGAATTATTGTTGGGGCAATTTTAGGTTCAATTATAGTTAGAGGCCGAATTTTTCTAATAAATAGTAGTGTTGACACTCCTTCTGTTATCGTTCCGTATACACTTTTGACCCCATTCGTAGTTTATCTAATTGCTGAAGCTCTTGGTGTATCAGGAATTTTAGCGGTAGTTGTAACTGGACTAATTCACGGTGTGCAACAAGATCGACTGAGATTAACTTCATCGAAACTACAAATTGTTATGTCATCAACTTGGTCCATTATTGCTAGCATTTTAAATGGAATAGTATTTATCCTATTGGGACTGTCATTGCCAAGAGTAATAATTAGTCTTCACAGACGAGGAACCGGTTCAATATTATTACTAGTGGCCATTGGTGTTTTGCTCTACTTAGTTATGACTCTTCTTAGATATTTATGGACAAAACTTGATTTTGCCAAAATACGTGCTTGGGATAAGCATGATAAAAATAGTAATAGTGTAGTTATAGCGCTTAGCGGTGTCCACGGAACTATCACGTTGGCAATGGCATTCTCATTACCACTAACTTTGGATGGCAATGCATTTACTTTTCGAACTGATATTATCTTTATTGCGTCAGTGGTAATTATTACAAGTCTCTTAATACCGACACTTGTCCTACCTTTAATGCTTCCTAAGCAAGTTTCCAAGGTCTCGGAAAAAGATCTGACAGTTGCCAAAGATAAAATGGTGAATAATGCATTTCAAACCATCAAATCAATTCATGGCAACGAACCTGGAATTCTCGAAGTAATCAATATTTTAGATGGGCAACGTACCGTTGACGGACACGTTAATCGCAGCAAATTGAGTGATATTTTTTCCAAATGTTTCGAGCTTGAGGAAGAATCAATCAATCAAAGTTTGGATAAGGAAGAAATCAGTTCACTTGATGCACAATTATTTATGAGAGTTGCGCAAAGCACCAATCTTAGATATCAACAAAATGGATTTCAAAGATGGCGACTATTCTTCAAATTCAAAGTCGGTACTAGATTTTCTCCTAGCAAAAAATCCCGTCAGTTTAGAAAACAACTTCGTCAATTCAAACCAAGGAGTGGTACTAGCCGTGAGGAAATGATCAAGCGTAACAGACAAATGTGGTCAAATATGCAAACCATTGAAAAGAAACCCTACTCTATAGTTTCAAATTACTTGATGAAAAATCCAGATAATTACGATACAAAAGAAATCAGTATTGTTAGTCGTGCATATGACGAGAGACACCGGAGACTTTCAGGATCCTCCGGTGAATCTATTATTGAGGCTCAAAACGAACTATTGATCAAAGCTTTTCAATATGAATACAACTTCATTCAAGCCCAGGTAGCTTCTAAGAAATATAATAGTGAACTTGGTAATGAATTATATGAACAGATTTCTACTGATCAATTAGTCTACATGCAATCAATTAACGAAGCATAG
- the rapZ gene encoding RNase adapter RapZ yields MSKNVLNLVIVTGMSGAGKTVAMQSFEDLGYFCIDNMPPNLLPKFWELVHESGTIDKVALVVDIRSRAFYDEIFSMLAEVNADEQEQNQKVEMKIMFLDASDEELVSRYKETRRSHPLAMEGRLLDGIQKERELLGEMKSRAQVVIDTTDLSPRQLREAIFDNFQKSAEVPTFHIEVMSFGFKYGLPIDADIVMDVRFLRNPFYVPELKVQTGKDKDVYDYVMDSPETEKFYQKLFDLMKFILPGYEKEGKTSLTVAIGCTGGQHRSVAIAERLGKDLKDKYYVDITHRDMEKSQKKVIEHGSK; encoded by the coding sequence ATGTCAAAAAATGTACTTAATTTAGTTATAGTTACCGGAATGAGCGGGGCTGGAAAGACTGTTGCAATGCAATCTTTCGAAGACCTTGGTTATTTCTGTATTGATAATATGCCGCCGAATTTACTTCCAAAATTTTGGGAGTTAGTGCACGAATCTGGAACTATCGACAAAGTTGCTTTAGTTGTTGATATCAGATCAAGAGCATTTTATGATGAAATTTTTTCAATGTTGGCCGAAGTTAATGCTGACGAACAAGAACAAAATCAAAAAGTTGAAATGAAGATAATGTTCCTTGATGCCTCTGATGAGGAATTGGTTTCACGTTATAAAGAAACACGCCGTAGCCATCCATTAGCTATGGAAGGAAGATTGTTAGATGGGATTCAAAAGGAACGTGAGTTATTGGGTGAAATGAAGTCAAGAGCTCAAGTTGTGATTGATACTACTGATTTATCACCAAGACAACTTCGTGAGGCTATTTTTGACAACTTTCAGAAATCAGCTGAAGTACCAACTTTTCACATTGAAGTTATGTCATTTGGTTTTAAATATGGACTTCCAATTGATGCAGATATTGTGATGGACGTCAGATTCTTGAGAAATCCTTTCTATGTCCCAGAACTCAAAGTTCAAACAGGAAAAGACAAGGACGTCTATGATTACGTTATGGACAGTCCCGAAACCGAGAAGTTTTATCAAAAATTATTTGATTTAATGAAATTCATTTTGCCTGGATATGAAAAAGAAGGTAAAACTAGTTTAACAGTCGCAATCGGTTGCACGGGTGGACAACACCGTTCCGTAGCAATTGCGGAAAGATTGGGCAAAGATCTAAAGGACAAGTATTACGTTGATATTACTCATCGCGATATGGAAAAATCACAAAAGAAGGTTATTGAACATGGCAGCAAATAG
- a CDS encoding gluconeogenesis factor YvcK family protein, with product MAANRIVRVVKGRRPKVVVIGGGTGLPVILNSLRKEDANITAIVTVADDGGSSGIIRNYINVVPPGDIRNVLASLSDLPEDELDVFQHRFKSDDDFFSGHALGNLIIAALSEMSPNIFDAVQALSKMMKIDGNVFPASNTKLTLNAEFTDGTTLAGEHEITHSGKHVKRVWVTNSDNPEEKPKTLLPVLASIMQADVVVLGPGSLFTSILPNLMIEQIGEAVKQTPAEVVYICNIMTQIGETENFTDADHVRVLDNHLGGNFVDTVLVNTRPVPEDYMDHKKYDEYINQVTPDFEGLRDMGCRVISDDFLKLRDHGAFHDGDKIAHEILNLAFQSGNRKNEVR from the coding sequence ATGGCAGCAAATAGGATAGTTCGTGTTGTTAAGGGACGTCGTCCAAAAGTTGTTGTTATAGGTGGGGGAACTGGTTTACCAGTTATTTTAAACAGTTTACGAAAAGAAGATGCCAATATTACCGCAATTGTTACAGTTGCCGATGATGGGGGATCGTCAGGTATTATTCGCAATTATATTAACGTTGTTCCACCCGGGGATATCCGAAATGTGTTAGCATCACTCTCTGATTTACCAGAAGATGAGTTGGATGTGTTTCAACATAGGTTCAAAAGTGATGATGACTTTTTCTCGGGGCATGCGCTTGGTAATTTGATCATCGCTGCCTTAAGTGAAATGTCTCCTAATATTTTCGATGCCGTTCAAGCGTTGTCAAAAATGATGAAGATTGATGGAAATGTTTTTCCTGCGTCAAATACTAAGTTGACTCTAAATGCTGAGTTTACTGATGGTACAACTTTGGCGGGTGAACATGAGATTACTCATTCAGGTAAGCATGTTAAAAGAGTCTGGGTAACCAACTCAGATAATCCAGAAGAAAAACCCAAGACCTTGCTTCCAGTGTTAGCTTCAATCATGCAAGCAGATGTGGTTGTGCTTGGACCTGGTAGCTTGTTTACTAGTATTCTTCCTAATTTAATGATTGAACAAATTGGTGAGGCAGTTAAACAAACTCCCGCTGAAGTAGTCTATATTTGCAATATCATGACCCAAATTGGTGAAACAGAAAACTTTACTGATGCTGATCACGTTCGCGTACTCGATAATCATTTAGGTGGGAATTTTGTCGATACAGTTTTGGTCAATACTCGTCCCGTTCCAGAAGATTATATGGACCATAAAAAATATGACGAGTATATTAATCAAGTTACACCTGATTTTGAAGGTTTGAGAGATATGGGTTGCCGTGTAATTTCTGATGACTTTTTGAAGTTGCGAGATCACGGAGCCTTTCATGACGGCGATAAAATTGCCCATGAAATTTTAAATTTGGCTTTTCAGTCAGGGAATAGAAAAAATGAGGTGAGATAA
- the whiA gene encoding DNA-binding protein WhiA, producing the protein MASYASEVKKELTGLEVHPEHARVELSALIRMNGSLSLQNHHFVLTTQTENPAIARRIFSLIKQKYGMESELLVRKKMKLKKNNQYLVRLKRNTNEVLQDLGILDETGLSINTDVTPDILNEDQRMRSYLRGAFLATGSVNNPETSRYHLEIYSLYESHNADIAEMMNHFGLNAKTTKRRNGYITYLKEAERIADFLQLIGATNSMLKFEDIRIVRDMRNSVNRLVNCENANINKTVAAAERQVENIKHLRDTIGLDSLPQKLQEIAVLRLDNPEVSLKELGDMVPSGAISKSGINHRLRKINQLAEEASA; encoded by the coding sequence ATGGCTTCGTATGCAAGTGAGGTTAAGAAAGAACTCACTGGTTTAGAGGTCCATCCAGAGCACGCACGTGTTGAGTTGTCAGCTTTAATCAGAATGAATGGTTCGTTAAGTTTACAAAATCATCATTTTGTATTAACAACTCAAACAGAGAATCCGGCAATTGCTCGGAGAATATTCTCATTAATTAAGCAAAAGTATGGCATGGAATCTGAACTTTTAGTTCGTAAGAAAATGAAGTTGAAGAAGAATAATCAATATCTTGTTCGACTCAAACGTAATACTAATGAAGTGTTACAAGATTTAGGTATTTTAGATGAAACAGGTTTATCAATTAATACTGATGTAACGCCTGATATTTTGAATGAAGATCAAAGAATGCGTTCATATTTACGTGGTGCATTCTTGGCAACAGGTAGTGTTAATAATCCAGAGACTTCAAGATACCATTTGGAAATTTATTCATTGTATGAGTCACACAACGCTGATATTGCCGAAATGATGAATCATTTTGGCTTGAATGCTAAAACAACAAAACGCCGTAACGGGTATATTACCTATCTAAAGGAAGCTGAACGCATCGCCGACTTTCTGCAGTTGATTGGTGCTACTAACTCAATGTTAAAATTCGAAGATATTCGGATTGTCCGCGATATGCGCAACTCTGTTAATCGTCTGGTTAATTGCGAAAATGCAAATATCAATAAGACCGTTGCCGCTGCGGAGCGTCAAGTTGAAAACATTAAGCATCTTCGAGATACGATAGGACTTGATTCATTACCACAAAAACTACAAGAAATTGCTGTTTTGAGATTGGATAATCCTGAAGTCTCATTGAAGGAGCTCGGAGATATGGTTCCTAGTGGGGCAATTTCCAAATCAGGAATCAATCATCGACTAAGAAAAATTAATCAGTTGGCTGAAGAAGCTAGCGCATAA
- a CDS encoding alpha/beta family hydrolase, with the protein MKNSSKWLFRIIATILIIATIIFGTTKVLEYQPSSKAEDAAKSSTQVLNTTKFQGDDSKPMVIFYPGALVDPKSYSIWAEKVAAAGYSVYIVRFTLDLAVLNPNVAKKIQQNKNYIIGGHSLGGTMAARYAHDNPKDLKGVFFLASYPEEKGDLKKAKVPVLSITGTNDGVLNQSKFNGAKKYLPTTTVYTQITGGNHAGFGSYGKQRHDKKASISNARQQDEISNILITWLNNSVIK; encoded by the coding sequence GCGACAATCATCTTTGGGACAACCAAAGTTTTAGAATACCAACCTTCTTCAAAAGCAGAAGATGCAGCAAAAAGTTCAACACAAGTTTTGAATACTACAAAATTTCAAGGCGATGACAGTAAGCCAATGGTTATTTTTTATCCTGGTGCACTTGTAGATCCTAAGAGTTACAGTATTTGGGCAGAAAAAGTTGCTGCAGCTGGATATTCAGTTTATATTGTCAGGTTCACACTGGATTTGGCGGTTCTTAATCCTAATGTTGCTAAAAAAATTCAACAAAATAAAAATTATATCATCGGCGGACACTCACTTGGTGGGACCATGGCTGCCAGATATGCCCACGACAACCCCAAAGATTTAAAGGGTGTCTTCTTCTTGGCAAGTTATCCTGAAGAAAAAGGTGATTTAAAAAAAGCTAAAGTACCCGTGCTTTCAATCACCGGAACAAATGATGGTGTCCTCAATCAATCTAAATTTAATGGTGCAAAAAAATACTTACCAACGACCACAGTCTATACGCAAATAACTGGTGGAAACCATGCTGGATTCGGCAGTTACGGAAAACAACGTCACGATAAAAAAGCCTCAATCAGTAATGCCCGTCAACAAGACGAAATTTCCAATATCCTAATTACTTGGTTAAATAATTCTGTAATCAAATAA